One Flagellimonas sp. CMM7 genomic region harbors:
- a CDS encoding DUF4347 domain-containing protein, which translates to MKKTSLTKNKALKNYLFFCIALTTITIHAQSADVVIVDKNYPNVQGLIASLPIDMKYIETTSNTTIQEILVSALSLNQQAENIHLFCNTDSKSITVGNQNYSSTVITENLNGNAFINYQNVNLLVYSCDLAKDSQGIELLEMIASKTNFNVASCFSCETVDEEFTFDFSTSSATITTSLFK; encoded by the coding sequence ATGAAAAAAACCTCCTTAACCAAGAACAAAGCCCTAAAGAACTACCTGTTCTTTTGTATTGCTTTAACAACAATTACCATACATGCTCAAAGTGCTGATGTGGTAATTGTGGACAAAAACTATCCCAATGTTCAGGGATTGATAGCTTCACTTCCAATCGATATGAAGTATATTGAAACGACCTCGAATACCACTATTCAAGAAATTCTGGTAAGTGCGCTTAGCTTAAACCAACAAGCTGAAAATATCCATCTTTTTTGCAATACGGATAGCAAATCAATTACGGTAGGCAATCAAAATTATAGCTCAACTGTAATTACTGAAAATTTAAACGGCAATGCGTTTATAAACTATCAGAATGTAAACCTATTGGTTTATTCATGCGATTTGGCTAAAGATTCACAAGGCATAGAGCTTTTAGAAATGATTGCCTCCAAAACGAACTTTAATGTTGCTTCCTGTTTTAGTTGTGAAACAGTTGATGAGGAATTTACTTTTGATTTCTCCACTTCTTCTGCAACTATCACAACTTCTTTATTTAAATAA